A genome region from Thermococcus gorgonarius includes the following:
- a CDS encoding ABC transporter permease subunit translates to MMGRRKSEILKSFTLTLVAILVMFIILFPVYYIFTVSISPGSTLATTEFHLIPRNVSLDSYRAVLFGFSGGKLSEDFIGTIEGSASIQDGKLYLTEGTISGKVKYGPFTGITFEIPVKNLIFDVSAKSNTQGWLKGEVKGLFVLTRMNPDGTIGFGILRNVTLTKGSLEGTAVSGPMEKYIVAKNSGTVHFTYLGKFVNSKFFGYLKNSLILATLTVILTLIFVVPAAYAFSRMKFFGREHVLYFYLMFTQVSGGLGIAGLIALYGMVVKLGLYDKLPVLSFIYAAGSVPFNTWLLKGYIDSISPDFDEAALVDGASYLQIIRYVLLPMALPGIATVAIFAFIGGWTEFLLASLLLTQDNQPLSVWIYLLLGGIGRGIDWSYFAAAALLFALPVFVMFMLAQNYIRSGLTVGGLKE, encoded by the coding sequence ATGATGGGGCGCCGGAAGAGTGAGATTCTCAAGAGCTTCACGCTGACCCTTGTGGCAATACTGGTGATGTTCATCATCCTCTTCCCAGTTTACTACATCTTCACAGTCTCGATAAGCCCGGGTTCAACCCTCGCGACGACTGAGTTCCACCTGATACCGAGAAACGTCAGTCTCGACTCCTACAGGGCGGTGCTCTTTGGCTTCTCTGGCGGCAAGCTCAGCGAGGACTTCATCGGGACGATAGAGGGAAGTGCCAGCATTCAGGACGGCAAGCTCTACCTGACGGAGGGAACAATCAGCGGAAAGGTCAAGTACGGGCCTTTCACTGGTATAACGTTTGAAATTCCGGTTAAGAACCTGATATTCGACGTCTCTGCGAAATCGAACACTCAAGGATGGCTGAAGGGAGAAGTTAAGGGACTCTTCGTCCTGACGCGGATGAACCCGGATGGAACAATAGGATTCGGCATACTAAGGAATGTCACCCTCACCAAGGGAAGTCTTGAGGGGACAGCCGTCTCCGGCCCTATGGAGAAGTACATCGTTGCCAAGAACAGCGGCACCGTGCATTTCACGTACCTCGGCAAGTTTGTGAACTCGAAGTTCTTCGGCTACCTCAAGAACAGCCTTATCCTGGCGACCCTGACGGTGATACTGACGCTGATCTTCGTCGTCCCGGCGGCCTACGCTTTCTCGCGCATGAAGTTCTTCGGAAGAGAGCACGTGCTGTACTTCTACCTCATGTTCACGCAGGTATCTGGAGGTCTTGGAATAGCAGGTCTTATAGCCCTCTACGGTATGGTCGTCAAGCTCGGCCTCTACGACAAACTGCCGGTGCTTTCCTTCATATACGCGGCCGGAAGCGTTCCTTTCAACACGTGGCTACTCAAGGGTTACATCGACTCAATCAGCCCCGACTTTGACGAGGCGGCTTTGGTGGACGGTGCCAGCTATCTCCAGATAATCAGGTACGTCCTCTTACCTATGGCCCTGCCGGGAATAGCAACGGTTGCAATATTCGCCTTCATAGGGGGATGGACAGAGTTCCTCCTTGCAAGCCTGCTATTAACTCAGGACAACCAGCCGCTTTCGGTCTGGATATACCTTCTCCTGGGCGGCATAGGCAGGGGAATCGACTGGAGCTACTTCGCGGCGGCTGCTCTGCTCTTCGCCCTGCCGGTCTTTGTGATGTTCATGCTTGCCCAGAACTACATAAGGAGCGGTCTCACGGTTGGAGGCCTGAAGGAGTGA
- a CDS encoding glucodextranase DOMON-like domain-containing protein, translated as MRKIFALFLAFLVVGSIAGANLKTAGAAEPKPLNVIIVWHQHQPYYYDPVQDIYTRPWVRLHAANNYWKMAHYLSKYPDVHVTIDLSGSLIAQLADYMNGKKDTYQIITEKIANGEPLTIDEKWFMLQAPGGFFDHTIPWNGEPITDPNGNPIRDFWDRYTELKDKMLQAKAKYANLPLEEQKVAVTKEFTEQDYIDLAVLFNLAWTDYGYIMDNPKLKALYDKVDKGGYTRDDVKTVLDAQMWLLNHTFEEHEKINYLLGNGNVEVTVVPYAHPIGPILNDFGWESDFNEHVKKAHELYGEYLGGGSVTPVGGWAAESALNDKTLEILAENGWTWVMTDQLVLDRLGVEKTTENYYKPWVAEFNGKKIYLFPRDHALSDRVGFTYAGMNQYQAVEDFVNELLKIQKENYDGSLVYVVTLDGENPWEHYPYDGRLFLNELYKKLEELQKAGLIRTVTPSEYIKLYGEKANKLTPKMMERLDLTGDKVEALLKAQSLGELYDMVGVKEEMQWPESSWIDGTLSTWIGEPQENYGWYWLYLARKTLMENKAKMSSEEWEKAYEYLLRAEASDWFWWYGSDQDSGQDYSFDRYFKTYLYEMYRLAGVKPPSYLYGNYFPDGEPYTTRALDGLKKGETKSYSSLSPVAEGVDVYFDDDGIHFVVKGSLDEFEVSIWEKDRRMGNTFTLLQERPSELRYSLFPFSADSVGLLITKHMVYRDGKAEIYNATDYENSEKLGDLEAKKVEGGVEVVLPFKYLANPSDFYFAVSTVKDGKLEVISTPVELKLPTQVKGVVLADMEDPEGDDHGPGTYTYPTDAVFKPGVFDLLRFRLLEQTDSYVMEFYFKDLGGNPWNGPNGFSLQIIEVYLDFKDGGNTSAIKMFPDGPGSNVNLDPEHPWDVAFRIAGWDYGNLIILANGTVIQGEMQISADPTRNAIVVKVPKKYIQINEDYGLWGDVLTGSQDGYGPDKWRPVAVEAEQWKLGGADPDAVIAGVAPRVVDELVPPGFKPTQEEQLKSYDTKNGKLATVRAIPLLKQGIVVKDPEGDDHGPGTYTYPTDQVFVPGHLDLLKFKMAEGDDAWTLEFYFKDLGGNPWNGPNGFSLQIIEVYLDFKDGGNTSAIKMFPDGPGSNVNLDPTHPWDIALRIAGWDYGNLIVLPNGTAIQGEMQISADPTRNAIVVKLPKKYLPEVNDYGLYAAVLVGSQDGYGPDKWRPVAVEAEQWKLGGADPDAVIAGVAPRVVDELVPPDFKPTQEEQLKSYDTKNGRLATVLMIPLVKGTGGEQGGGAPTQTSTTSTTTTTTTTTTKGKSGICGPAALIALVVVPLLLRRRR; from the coding sequence ATGAGGAAAATATTTGCCCTTTTCCTTGCTTTTTTGGTGGTTGGAAGCATCGCAGGAGCGAACCTGAAAACCGCTGGGGCGGCCGAGCCAAAGCCACTCAACGTCATAATCGTGTGGCACCAGCATCAGCCCTACTACTACGATCCGGTTCAGGACATCTACACGAGGCCATGGGTCAGACTCCACGCCGCAAACAACTACTGGAAGATGGCCCACTACCTGAGCAAATATCCGGACGTCCACGTGACAATAGACCTCTCTGGTTCTCTCATAGCCCAGCTGGCAGACTACATGAACGGAAAGAAGGACACCTACCAGATAATAACTGAGAAGATAGCCAACGGTGAGCCTCTAACCATTGACGAAAAGTGGTTCATGCTCCAGGCCCCAGGAGGGTTCTTCGACCACACGATACCCTGGAACGGGGAGCCGATAACCGATCCAAACGGCAACCCGATAAGGGACTTCTGGGACAGGTACACCGAGCTGAAAGACAAGATGCTCCAGGCGAAGGCCAAGTACGCCAACCTGCCTCTCGAAGAGCAGAAGGTGGCAGTTACCAAGGAGTTCACCGAGCAGGACTACATTGATTTGGCCGTCCTTTTCAACCTTGCCTGGACGGATTATGGCTACATAATGGACAACCCGAAGCTCAAGGCCCTCTACGACAAGGTTGACAAGGGCGGCTACACCAGGGACGACGTCAAGACCGTCCTCGACGCCCAGATGTGGCTCCTTAACCACACCTTCGAGGAGCACGAGAAGATAAACTACCTCCTCGGCAACGGCAACGTTGAGGTTACCGTCGTCCCCTACGCCCACCCGATAGGGCCGATACTCAACGACTTCGGATGGGAGAGCGACTTCAACGAGCACGTGAAAAAGGCCCACGAGCTTTACGGGGAGTACCTCGGAGGTGGCAGTGTTACCCCGGTTGGCGGCTGGGCAGCCGAGTCAGCTCTCAACGACAAGACCCTCGAGATACTGGCTGAAAACGGCTGGACGTGGGTGATGACCGACCAGCTCGTTCTTGACAGGCTCGGCGTCGAGAAGACCACCGAGAACTACTACAAGCCCTGGGTTGCCGAGTTCAATGGAAAGAAGATATACCTCTTCCCGCGCGATCACGCGCTGAGCGACCGCGTTGGCTTTACCTACGCTGGAATGAACCAGTACCAAGCGGTGGAGGACTTCGTCAACGAGCTCCTTAAGATACAGAAGGAGAACTACGATGGATCGCTCGTTTACGTCGTTACCCTCGACGGCGAGAACCCGTGGGAGCACTACCCCTACGACGGCAGGTTATTCCTTAACGAGCTCTACAAGAAGCTTGAGGAGCTCCAGAAGGCCGGCCTGATAAGGACGGTTACGCCGAGCGAGTACATCAAGCTCTACGGGGAGAAGGCCAACAAGCTCACCCCCAAGATGATGGAGAGGCTTGACCTCACCGGGGACAAGGTAGAGGCCCTCCTCAAGGCCCAGAGCCTCGGGGAGCTCTACGACATGGTCGGCGTTAAGGAGGAGATGCAGTGGCCAGAGTCGAGCTGGATAGACGGCACGCTCTCGACATGGATAGGCGAGCCCCAGGAGAACTACGGCTGGTACTGGCTGTACCTCGCGAGAAAGACCCTCATGGAGAACAAGGCCAAGATGAGTTCCGAGGAGTGGGAGAAGGCTTACGAGTATCTACTCCGCGCGGAGGCCAGTGACTGGTTCTGGTGGTACGGAAGCGACCAGGACAGCGGACAGGACTACAGCTTTGACCGTTACTTCAAGACTTACCTCTACGAGATGTACAGGCTCGCGGGAGTTAAGCCGCCGAGTTACCTCTACGGAAACTACTTCCCCGACGGCGAGCCCTACACCACCAGGGCCCTTGATGGTCTGAAGAAGGGCGAAACGAAGAGTTATTCGAGCCTTTCTCCGGTAGCGGAGGGAGTTGACGTCTACTTCGATGACGATGGAATTCACTTCGTCGTGAAGGGTAGCCTAGATGAGTTCGAGGTCAGCATCTGGGAGAAGGACAGGAGGATGGGTAACACCTTCACACTGCTCCAAGAGAGGCCGAGCGAGCTGAGGTACTCCCTCTTCCCGTTCTCTGCCGACAGTGTTGGCCTGCTGATAACCAAGCACATGGTTTACAGGGACGGAAAGGCGGAAATCTACAACGCCACCGACTACGAGAACAGCGAGAAGCTAGGGGACCTCGAAGCTAAGAAGGTCGAAGGAGGTGTTGAGGTAGTTCTGCCGTTCAAGTACCTCGCCAACCCGAGCGACTTCTACTTCGCAGTCTCCACAGTGAAGGACGGGAAGCTTGAGGTCATAAGCACACCGGTTGAGCTCAAACTGCCCACACAGGTCAAGGGCGTTGTTCTGGCCGACATGGAGGATCCGGAAGGCGATGACCACGGGCCGGGAACCTACACCTACCCGACTGACGCCGTCTTCAAGCCCGGCGTCTTCGACCTCCTGCGCTTCAGGCTCCTCGAGCAGACGGACAGCTACGTGATGGAGTTCTACTTCAAGGATCTCGGGGGCAACCCGTGGAATGGTCCGAACGGTTTCAGCCTCCAGATAATCGAGGTCTACCTCGACTTCAAGGACGGAGGGAACACGAGTGCCATAAAGATGTTCCCAGACGGGCCGGGAAGCAACGTTAACCTCGACCCAGAGCACCCATGGGACGTGGCGTTTAGAATTGCCGGTTGGGACTATGGCAACCTGATAATCCTCGCCAACGGGACCGTTATTCAGGGGGAAATGCAGATCAGCGCTGACCCGACGAGGAACGCGATAGTCGTCAAAGTTCCCAAGAAGTACATCCAGATAAACGAGGACTACGGCCTCTGGGGAGACGTCCTCACGGGAAGCCAAGACGGTTACGGGCCTGACAAGTGGAGGCCCGTGGCGGTTGAGGCAGAGCAGTGGAAGCTCGGTGGCGCTGATCCAGATGCGGTAATCGCTGGTGTTGCCCCAAGGGTCGTTGATGAGCTCGTTCCTCCGGGCTTTAAGCCGACTCAGGAGGAACAGCTCAAGAGCTACGACACCAAGAACGGCAAGCTCGCGACGGTCAGGGCAATACCACTCCTCAAGCAGGGCATAGTGGTTAAAGACCCGGAGGGAGATGACCACGGGCCGGGAACCTACACCTATCCGACCGACCAGGTCTTCGTCCCAGGTCACCTCGACCTGCTCAAGTTCAAGATGGCCGAAGGCGATGACGCTTGGACGCTGGAGTTCTACTTCAAGGATCTCGGGGGCAACCCGTGGAATGGTCCGAACGGTTTCAGCCTCCAGATAATCGAGGTCTACCTCGACTTCAAGGACGGAGGGAACACGAGTGCCATAAAGATGTTCCCAGACGGGCCGGGAAGCAACGTTAACCTAGATCCAACTCATCCGTGGGACATCGCCCTGAGAATAGCGGGATGGGACTACGGCAACCTGATAGTGCTTCCGAACGGAACGGCGATACAGGGAGAGATGCAGATCAGTGCAGACCCGACGAGGAACGCGATAGTGGTTAAGCTTCCGAAGAAATATTTGCCCGAGGTAAACGACTACGGGCTTTATGCAGCAGTTCTCGTTGGTTCTCAGGATGGGTATGGACCAGACAAGTGGAGGCCCGTGGCGGTTGAGGCTGAGCAGTGGAAGCTCGGTGGCGCTGATCCAGATGCGGTAATCGCTGGAGTTGCTCCAAGGGTTGTTGATGAGCTCGTTCCACCCGACTTCAAGCCGACTCAAGAGGAGCAGCTCAAGAGCTACGATACCAAGAACGGCAGGCTCGCTACCGTGCTCATGATACCCTTAGTCAAGGGAACCGGCGGAGAGCAGGGTGGAGGAGCCCCAACCCAGACATCCACCACTTCAACGACTACCACCACGACGACTACTACGACCAAGGGCAAGAGTGGAATCTGCGGTCCGGCGGCTTTAATTGCCCTCGTGGTAGTGCCGCTCCTCCTCAGAAGGAGGCGCTGA
- a CDS encoding ABC transporter ATP-binding protein yields MAEVRLINVWKQFGDFTAVKNMNLHIKDGEFMILLGPSGCGKTTTLRMIAGLEEPTKGQIYIGDTLVADPEKGVFVPPKDRDIAMVFQSYALYPHMTVYDNIAFPLKLRKVPKDEIDRRVREVAEMLGLTELLNRKPRELSGGQRQRVALGRAIVRKPRVFLMDEPLSNLDAKLRVKMRAELKKLQRQLGVTTIYVTHDQVEAMTMGDRIAVINAGELQQVGTPEEVYDKPANTFVAGFIGSPPMNFMDATVTEDGFADFGEFRLKFLPDQFEVLEEKNYVGKDVIFGIRPEDIYDALFAQVKIPGENMARAMVDIIENLGGEKIVHLRVEDVTFVGKFPAESRVQEGQEVDVVFDMRKAHVFDKATGKAVF; encoded by the coding sequence ATGGCTGAAGTGAGGCTCATTAACGTGTGGAAGCAGTTTGGTGACTTTACCGCGGTCAAGAACATGAACCTCCACATAAAGGATGGGGAGTTCATGATACTCCTCGGGCCGAGCGGTTGCGGTAAAACAACAACCCTGAGAATGATAGCTGGCCTTGAGGAGCCCACAAAGGGTCAGATCTATATAGGAGATACCCTTGTTGCGGATCCTGAAAAAGGGGTCTTCGTTCCTCCCAAGGACAGGGACATCGCGATGGTTTTCCAGAGCTACGCTCTCTATCCACACATGACGGTTTATGACAACATCGCTTTTCCCCTGAAACTCAGGAAAGTTCCCAAGGATGAAATCGACAGGCGCGTTAGAGAAGTTGCCGAGATGCTCGGCTTGACTGAACTTCTAAACAGGAAGCCGAGAGAGCTGAGCGGTGGTCAGAGACAGAGGGTTGCACTTGGAAGGGCCATAGTTCGGAAACCGAGGGTATTCCTGATGGATGAGCCTCTCAGTAACCTTGACGCAAAGCTCAGGGTGAAAATGCGTGCCGAGCTTAAGAAACTTCAGAGGCAGCTTGGGGTTACAACCATCTACGTTACCCACGATCAGGTCGAGGCAATGACGATGGGCGACAGGATAGCGGTCATAAACGCTGGGGAACTCCAGCAGGTCGGAACGCCGGAGGAAGTCTATGACAAACCCGCAAACACATTCGTGGCAGGGTTCATTGGTTCGCCGCCTATGAATTTTATGGATGCAACCGTCACAGAAGACGGGTTCGCAGACTTCGGCGAGTTCCGCCTGAAGTTCCTTCCGGATCAGTTTGAAGTCCTTGAGGAGAAGAACTACGTTGGAAAGGACGTAATCTTTGGCATCAGACCGGAGGACATATACGATGCCCTGTTTGCCCAGGTGAAGATACCGGGGGAGAACATGGCCAGGGCTATGGTGGACATAATCGAGAACCTCGGTGGAGAAAAGATAGTTCACCTGAGAGTTGAGGACGTGACCTTTGTAGGCAAATTCCCAGCGGAGTCAAGGGTTCAGGAAGGCCAGGAAGTGGATGTGGTCTTTGATATGAGAAAAGCCCACGTCTTTGATAAGGCCACTGGAAAGGCCGTCTTCTGA
- a CDS encoding carbohydrate ABC transporter permease translates to MKKTTMIALLLILPGIVAFLFFNLWPIIYSIYLAFTNAQLGNFPIYNPGSKAGPLRFVGLENFRWILGDDGFREAFMWTWIFVATSVTLKVLAGIFLSLLYNSKYVKGKTVYRSLLIIPWALPLLFSVTVWKFMFDPVFGPINVILKSIGVSNPPNWTANDLWGFVALNMIEVWLAYPFMMTVITAALQSVPDTLVEAAIIDGANYWQRLTKVVIPIVSKPIAFATILTSAASFQYFMVPYIYNAGLFENKFLLLYGFRKAFGANPHYGRASAVMIIATLILAVYMYVNVRITKLQEGAKG, encoded by the coding sequence ATGAAGAAAACGACTATGATTGCCTTGCTTCTCATACTTCCAGGGATAGTCGCATTCCTGTTCTTCAACCTGTGGCCGATAATCTACTCGATCTATCTTGCCTTCACCAACGCCCAGCTCGGGAACTTTCCGATATACAACCCAGGAAGTAAGGCTGGACCACTAAGGTTCGTCGGTCTTGAGAACTTCCGGTGGATACTTGGCGATGATGGATTCAGAGAAGCGTTCATGTGGACGTGGATATTCGTTGCCACAAGCGTTACTCTGAAGGTGCTCGCGGGGATCTTCCTGAGTCTGCTCTACAACAGCAAGTACGTCAAGGGAAAGACAGTTTACCGCTCGCTCTTGATAATACCCTGGGCGCTGCCGCTCCTCTTCTCGGTCACAGTATGGAAGTTCATGTTCGATCCTGTTTTTGGTCCGATTAATGTTATCTTAAAATCAATAGGAGTTAGCAACCCTCCTAACTGGACGGCCAATGACCTCTGGGGTTTTGTAGCCCTAAATATGATCGAGGTTTGGCTGGCATATCCGTTCATGATGACCGTCATAACGGCGGCGCTCCAGTCCGTTCCGGACACTCTCGTCGAGGCGGCCATCATAGACGGGGCAAACTACTGGCAGAGGCTTACTAAGGTTGTTATCCCAATAGTCAGCAAGCCCATAGCCTTTGCAACGATACTGACAAGTGCTGCAAGCTTCCAGTACTTCATGGTGCCCTACATCTACAACGCCGGTCTCTTCGAGAACAAGTTCCTGCTGCTCTACGGATTCAGAAAAGCCTTCGGTGCCAACCCGCACTACGGAAGGGCCTCGGCGGTTATGATAATCGCCACGCTGATACTGGCCGTTTACATGTACGTCAACGTCAGGATAACCAAACTGCAGGAGGGTGCTAAGGGATGA
- a CDS encoding extracellular solute-binding protein, protein MRKSLLSLVLLGILVLGVVASGCIGGGEGGTTTSSSSPSKTTTSSLSKTTTTTTTQSETPTPEVECGSGNVVIWHAMQPNELEVFQSLAEEYMAMCPDVTITFEQKPDLESALKAAIPTGKGPDLFIWAHDWIGKFADAGMLEPIDEYVTDDILKDFAPMAVDAIQYKGHYYAMPFAAETVAVIYNKKMVSEPPKTFDEMKAIMEKYYDPDNEKYGIAWPINAYFISGIAQAFGGYYFDDKSEQPGLDKPETIEGFQFFFKEIWPYMAPTGDYNTQQSIFLEGRAPMMVNGPWSISDVKKAGIDFSVVPLPPITKDGKEYWPRPYGGVKNIYFAAGIKNKEAAWKFVKWFTTSPDAIKELSLKLGYIPVLKPVLDDPEIQSDPVIYGFGQAVQHASLMPKSSKMDAVWNGVDKAITEILKDPANADIPAILKKYQQQILENMNG, encoded by the coding sequence GAGGAAAAGCCTGTTAAGCCTTGTCCTGTTGGGAATTCTTGTTCTTGGTGTAGTGGCCAGTGGCTGTATCGGGGGCGGTGAGGGTGGAACTACAACCTCAAGTTCCAGCCCTAGCAAGACCACAACCTCCAGTCTGAGCAAGACAACCACAACAACTACCACGCAGAGCGAGACTCCAACCCCAGAAGTTGAGTGCGGCAGTGGAAACGTGGTCATCTGGCACGCCATGCAGCCGAACGAGCTCGAAGTCTTCCAGAGCCTCGCCGAAGAGTACATGGCCATGTGCCCGGACGTTACCATAACCTTTGAGCAGAAGCCTGACCTTGAGAGCGCCCTCAAGGCCGCCATTCCCACTGGAAAGGGTCCGGACCTCTTCATATGGGCCCACGACTGGATTGGAAAGTTCGCCGACGCTGGAATGCTTGAACCGATTGACGAGTACGTCACCGACGACATCCTCAAGGACTTCGCTCCAATGGCAGTCGACGCCATCCAGTACAAGGGGCACTACTATGCCATGCCCTTCGCGGCTGAAACCGTTGCGGTCATTTACAACAAGAAGATGGTCAGCGAGCCGCCCAAGACCTTCGACGAGATGAAGGCCATCATGGAGAAGTACTACGACCCTGACAACGAGAAGTACGGAATCGCCTGGCCGATCAACGCTTACTTCATCTCAGGCATAGCCCAGGCCTTTGGAGGCTACTACTTCGACGATAAGAGCGAGCAGCCCGGTCTTGACAAGCCCGAGACCATTGAGGGCTTCCAGTTCTTCTTCAAGGAGATATGGCCGTACATGGCTCCAACTGGAGACTACAACACCCAGCAGAGCATCTTCCTCGAGGGCCGCGCTCCAATGATGGTAAACGGCCCCTGGAGCATCAGTGACGTTAAGAAGGCTGGCATTGACTTCAGCGTTGTTCCGCTCCCGCCGATCACCAAGGACGGCAAGGAGTACTGGCCGAGGCCTTACGGCGGTGTCAAGAACATCTACTTCGCCGCGGGCATAAAGAACAAGGAGGCCGCCTGGAAGTTCGTCAAGTGGTTCACCACCAGCCCGGACGCCATCAAGGAGCTCTCACTCAAGCTCGGATACATCCCGGTTCTCAAGCCGGTTCTCGACGATCCGGAGATCCAGTCTGACCCGGTCATCTACGGCTTTGGACAGGCTGTCCAGCATGCCTCCCTCATGCCGAAGAGCTCGAAGATGGATGCCGTCTGGAATGGTGTTGACAAGGCTATTACAGAAATCCTGAAGGATCCGGCCAACGCCGACATACCGGCCATACTCAAGAAGTACCAGCAGCAGATACTCGAGAATATGAATGGCTGA